One Halobacterium sp. DL1 DNA window includes the following coding sequences:
- the tuf gene encoding elongation factor 1-alpha (EF-1-alpha; EF-Tu; promotes GTP-dependent binding of aminoacyl-tRNA to the A-site of ribosomes during protein biosynthesis; when the tRNA anticodon matches the mRNA codon, GTP hydrolysis results; the inactive EF-1-alpha-GDP leaves the ribosome and GDP/GTP exchange is promoted by EF-1-beta) has protein sequence MSDQRHQNLAVIGHVDHGKSTMVGRLLYETGSVPEHVIEQHKEEAEEKGKGGFEFAYVMDNLAEERERGVTIDIAHQEFSTDEYEFTIVDCPGHRDFVKNMITGASQADNAVLVVAADDGVAPQTREHVFLSRTLGIDELIVAVNKMDLVDYDESKYNAVVDDVKDLFGQVGFNTDNASFIPTSAFEGDNVSEHSENTPWYDGETLLEALNSLPEPQPPTDAPLRLPIQDVYTISGIGTVPVGRIETGVMNIGDNVSFQPSDVGGEVKTIEMHHEEVPKAEPGDNVGFNVRGIGKDDIRRGDVCGPADDPPKVAETFTAQIVVMQHPSVITAGYTPVFHAHTAQVACTIESIDRKMDPSSGETEEENPDFIQSGDAAVVTVRPQKPLSIEPSSEIPELGSFAVRDMGQTIAAGKVLEVNEA, from the coding sequence ATGAGCGACCAACGACACCAGAACCTGGCCGTCATCGGCCACGTCGACCACGGGAAGAGCACGATGGTCGGGCGCCTCCTCTACGAGACGGGGAGCGTACCCGAGCACGTCATCGAACAGCACAAGGAAGAAGCCGAGGAGAAGGGCAAGGGTGGCTTCGAGTTCGCCTACGTCATGGACAACCTCGCCGAGGAGCGAGAGCGCGGTGTCACCATCGACATCGCCCACCAGGAGTTCAGCACCGACGAGTACGAGTTCACTATCGTCGACTGTCCTGGCCACCGCGACTTCGTCAAGAACATGATTACGGGCGCGTCCCAGGCGGACAACGCCGTCCTCGTCGTCGCCGCAGACGACGGTGTGGCGCCCCAGACCCGCGAGCACGTGTTCCTCTCGCGGACCCTCGGCATCGACGAGCTCATCGTCGCCGTCAACAAGATGGACCTCGTCGACTACGACGAGAGCAAGTACAACGCGGTCGTCGATGACGTGAAGGACCTGTTCGGTCAGGTCGGCTTCAACACGGACAACGCGTCGTTCATCCCGACGTCCGCCTTCGAGGGCGACAACGTCTCCGAGCACTCGGAGAACACGCCGTGGTACGACGGCGAGACGCTCCTCGAGGCACTCAACAGCCTGCCGGAGCCGCAGCCGCCGACGGACGCGCCGCTGCGCCTCCCGATCCAGGACGTCTACACCATCTCCGGCATCGGTACCGTCCCCGTCGGACGTATCGAGACCGGTGTCATGAACATCGGCGACAACGTCAGCTTCCAGCCCTCGGACGTCGGTGGCGAGGTCAAGACCATCGAGATGCACCACGAAGAGGTGCCGAAGGCCGAGCCCGGTGACAACGTCGGCTTCAACGTCCGCGGCATCGGCAAGGACGACATCCGTCGCGGTGACGTCTGTGGTCCGGCGGACGACCCGCCGAAGGTCGCCGAGACGTTCACGGCCCAGATCGTCGTGATGCAGCACCCGTCGGTCATCACGGCTGGCTACACGCCGGTCTTCCACGCCCACACGGCGCAGGTCGCGTGTACCATCGAGTCCATCGACCGGAAAATGGACCCGTCCTCCGGCGAGACCGAGGAGGAGAACCCGGACTTCATCCAGTCGGGCGACGCTGCGGTCGTCACCGTGCGCCCGCAAAAGCCCCTCAGCATCGAGCCGTCCTCCGAGATTCCGGAGCTCGGCTCCTTCGCCGTGCGCGACATGGGTCAGACCATCGCCGCCGGCAAGGTCCTCGAGGTCAACGAAGCCTAA
- a CDS encoding glucose/sorbosone dehydrogenase has translation MDDSRRRFLATTATIAAAGVAGCLAGQSRPDDDLAHDATAWTNYDPDWTAPTDAPDTDVRTEDVLTGLEVPWDVSFAPDGTLFLTERVGRVRRFDGDTLSTVAAPEDAIDVSAVDDEPDDKPYWETWWVAGGEGGTLGVAVHPNYPNPGWLYVYYTAGNEDDWENRVARFDATADDPASTREIVVRGIPAAEAHNGGRIVFGPDNHLWVTTGDAATKADAQDPQSLAGKVLRVQATGAPAEDNPRHDGWDDRVYTLGHRNPQCITWLPDATPVVTEHGPNGLDEVSVLEAGGNYGWPDVRRPEGYRANPEMSRPALNTGLENSWAPTGGTFYTGDAVPSWRNCLVFGQLIAQRVGVVSLTPDGETRPPTGDGQRFEGDWLDADFGATAWQTLGSLGRVRCVVEGPDGALYATTSNRDGRAKEGYPKKGDDRLVRIVA, from the coding sequence ATGGACGACTCGCGCCGCCGGTTCCTCGCCACCACCGCCACCATCGCCGCCGCTGGAGTCGCCGGCTGTCTCGCCGGGCAGAGCCGCCCCGACGACGACCTGGCACACGACGCAACCGCGTGGACGAACTACGACCCCGACTGGACCGCGCCGACCGACGCGCCCGACACCGACGTGCGGACCGAGGACGTGCTCACGGGACTGGAAGTGCCCTGGGACGTCTCCTTCGCTCCCGACGGCACGCTGTTTCTCACCGAGCGCGTCGGCCGCGTTCGGCGCTTCGACGGCGACACGCTCTCGACGGTCGCGGCACCCGAGGACGCCATCGACGTGAGTGCCGTCGACGACGAACCCGACGACAAGCCGTACTGGGAGACGTGGTGGGTCGCGGGCGGCGAGGGCGGCACGCTCGGCGTCGCCGTCCACCCGAACTACCCCAACCCCGGGTGGCTCTACGTCTACTACACCGCCGGCAACGAGGACGACTGGGAGAACCGGGTCGCGCGCTTCGACGCCACCGCCGACGACCCCGCGAGCACGCGAGAGATAGTCGTCAGGGGTATCCCGGCCGCCGAGGCCCACAACGGCGGCCGCATCGTGTTCGGTCCCGACAACCACCTCTGGGTCACGACCGGCGACGCCGCGACGAAGGCGGACGCACAGGACCCCCAGTCGCTCGCGGGGAAGGTGCTCCGCGTCCAGGCGACGGGCGCCCCGGCCGAGGACAACCCGCGCCACGACGGCTGGGACGACCGCGTCTACACGCTCGGCCACCGCAACCCGCAGTGCATCACGTGGCTCCCCGACGCCACGCCGGTCGTCACCGAGCACGGGCCGAACGGCCTCGACGAGGTGAGCGTCCTCGAGGCCGGCGGAAACTACGGCTGGCCGGACGTGCGTCGGCCAGAGGGGTACCGAGCGAACCCCGAGATGAGCAGGCCTGCGCTGAACACCGGCCTCGAGAACTCGTGGGCGCCGACCGGCGGGACCTTCTACACGGGCGACGCGGTTCCGTCCTGGCGGAACTGCCTGGTGTTCGGCCAGCTCATCGCCCAACGGGTCGGCGTCGTCTCCCTCACGCCTGACGGGGAGACGCGGCCCCCGACCGGGGACGGCCAGCGCTTCGAGGGCGACTGGCTGGACGCCGACTTCGGCGCGACGGCCTGGCAGACGCTCGGCTCGCTCGGGCGGGTGCGCTGCGTGGTCGAGGGACCGGACGGGGCGCTCTACGCGACGACGTCGAACCGGGACGGTCGCGCGAAGGAGGGGTATCCGAAGAAGGGAGACGACCGGCTCGTTCGCATCGTCGCCTAG
- the rps10p gene encoding 30S ribosomal protein S10 (involved in binding tRNA to the ribosome) encodes MQQARVRLAGVDPDDLDNICDDVREIADKTGVKLSGPVPLPTKTLEVPSRKSPDGEGTATWEHWEMRVHKRLIDIDADERALRQLMRIQVPNDVSIEIVLED; translated from the coding sequence ATGCAGCAGGCACGCGTTCGTCTCGCCGGCGTCGATCCCGACGACCTCGACAACATCTGCGACGACGTGCGGGAGATTGCGGACAAGACCGGTGTGAAGCTCAGCGGTCCGGTTCCGCTCCCGACGAAGACGCTGGAAGTCCCCTCGCGGAAGTCCCCCGACGGTGAAGGGACTGCCACGTGGGAGCACTGGGAGATGCGCGTCCACAAGCGTCTCATCGACATCGATGCGGACGAACGCGCGCTCCGCCAGCTGATGCGGATTCAGGTTCCCAACGACGTCAGCATCGAGATCGTCCTCGAAGACTGA
- the fusA gene encoding elongation factor EF-2 (EF-2; EF-G; promotes GTP-dependent translocation of the ribosome during translation) has product MGRRKKIVEQCERLMDEPEQIRNIAIAAHVDHGKTTLTDNLLAGAGMISEDTAGEQLAMDTEEDEQERGITIDAANVSMTHEYQDTDHLINLIDTPGHVDFGGDVTRAMRAVDGALVVVDAVEGAMPQTETVVRQALREGVKPALFINKVDRLISELQEGPEEMQERLLSVISDVNELIRGMTEEMDDVEDWTVSVEEGTVAFGSALYKWGVSMPSMQRTGMDFGDIIDLERADKRQELHEQTPLSDVVLDMVAEHFPNPIDAQPRRIPRIWRGDADSELADTMRLVDEDGEVVLMVTDIMMDPHAGEIAAGRVFSGTIEKGQELYVSGTAGKNRVQSVGIYMGGEREEVEHVPAGNIAAVTGLKDAIAGSTVSSVEMTAFESIEHISEPVITKSIEAQNMDDLPKLIETLRQVSKEDPTISIEINEDTGEHLISGQGELHLEVQTQRIERNQGIPVTTGEPIVVYREMPTQDSREVEGVSPNRHNKFYLTVTPLSDEVLEQLRLGEVSMDMPEQERREVLQDAGMDKDTSQNVENIIGRNIFIDDTKGIQHLNETMELVVEGLEDSLEDGPLAAEPVEGALIRLHDARLHEDAIHRGPAQIIPAVRDAAHRSLIDAQIRLLEPIQDVRIDVPSEHMGAASGEVQGRRGRVDDMYQEGDLMVVEGIAPVEEMIGFSSDIRSATEGRASWNTENAGFRVMADNLQPEIINEIRVRKGMKTELPPSIDYF; this is encoded by the coding sequence ATGGGCCGACGCAAGAAGATTGTCGAACAGTGCGAACGGCTGATGGACGAACCCGAGCAGATTCGGAACATCGCCATCGCCGCGCACGTCGACCACGGCAAGACGACGCTCACGGACAACCTGCTGGCCGGTGCCGGCATGATCTCCGAGGACACCGCCGGCGAGCAGCTGGCCATGGACACCGAGGAGGACGAGCAGGAACGCGGCATCACCATCGACGCCGCGAACGTCTCCATGACCCACGAGTACCAGGACACCGACCACCTCATCAACCTCATCGACACGCCGGGCCACGTCGACTTCGGCGGCGACGTGACCCGCGCGATGCGCGCCGTCGACGGCGCGCTCGTCGTCGTCGACGCCGTCGAGGGCGCGATGCCCCAGACGGAGACGGTCGTGCGGCAGGCGCTCCGCGAGGGCGTCAAGCCCGCGCTGTTCATCAACAAGGTCGACCGCCTCATCTCCGAGCTCCAGGAGGGGCCCGAGGAGATGCAGGAGCGGCTCCTCTCCGTCATCTCGGACGTCAACGAGCTCATCCGCGGCATGACCGAGGAGATGGACGACGTCGAGGACTGGACAGTCTCCGTCGAGGAGGGCACCGTCGCGTTCGGCTCCGCGCTGTACAAGTGGGGCGTCTCGATGCCCTCGATGCAGCGGACCGGCATGGACTTCGGCGACATCATCGACCTCGAGCGCGCCGACAAGCGCCAGGAACTCCACGAGCAGACGCCGCTCTCGGACGTCGTGCTCGACATGGTCGCCGAGCACTTCCCGAACCCCATCGACGCCCAGCCCCGTCGTATCCCGCGCATCTGGCGCGGCGACGCGGACTCCGAACTCGCCGACACGATGCGTCTCGTCGACGAGGACGGCGAGGTCGTGCTGATGGTCACGGACATCATGATGGACCCGCACGCCGGCGAGATCGCTGCGGGCCGCGTGTTCTCCGGCACCATCGAGAAGGGCCAGGAGCTCTACGTCTCCGGCACCGCGGGCAAGAACCGCGTGCAGAGCGTCGGCATCTACATGGGTGGCGAGCGCGAGGAGGTCGAGCACGTCCCCGCCGGTAACATCGCCGCCGTCACCGGCCTGAAGGACGCCATCGCGGGCTCCACCGTCTCCAGCGTCGAGATGACCGCGTTCGAGTCCATCGAGCACATCTCCGAGCCGGTCATCACGAAGTCCATCGAGGCGCAGAACATGGACGACCTGCCGAAGCTCATCGAGACGCTCCGACAAGTCTCCAAGGAGGACCCCACCATCTCCATCGAGATCAACGAGGACACGGGCGAGCACCTCATCTCCGGGCAGGGCGAACTCCACCTCGAGGTCCAGACCCAGCGCATCGAGCGCAACCAGGGCATCCCCGTGACGACCGGTGAACCCATCGTCGTCTACCGCGAGATGCCCACCCAGGACTCCCGCGAGGTCGAGGGCGTCTCCCCGAACCGCCACAACAAGTTCTACCTCACCGTTACGCCGCTCAGCGACGAGGTGCTCGAGCAGCTCCGCCTCGGCGAGGTATCGATGGACATGCCCGAGCAGGAGCGCCGCGAAGTCCTGCAGGACGCCGGCATGGACAAGGACACCTCCCAGAACGTCGAGAACATCATCGGCCGCAACATCTTCATTGACGACACGAAAGGTATCCAGCACCTCAACGAGACGATGGAACTCGTCGTCGAGGGGCTCGAGGACTCCCTCGAGGACGGCCCGCTCGCCGCCGAACCCGTCGAGGGCGCGCTCATCCGACTCCACGACGCGCGCCTCCACGAGGACGCCATCCACCGTGGTCCCGCCCAGATCATCCCGGCGGTCCGCGACGCCGCACACCGCTCGCTCATCGACGCCCAGATTCGCCTCCTCGAGCCGATTCAGGACGTCCGCATCGACGTCCCGTCCGAGCACATGGGCGCCGCCTCCGGCGAGGTGCAGGGTCGCCGCGGCCGCGTCGACGACATGTACCAGGAGGGCGACCTCATGGTCGTCGAGGGCATCGCGCCCGTCGAGGAGATGATCGGCTTCTCCAGTGACATCCGCTCGGCCACCGAGGGCCGCGCCTCCTGGAACACGGAGAACGCCGGCTTCCGCGTCATGGCCGACAACCTCCAGCCGGAGATCATCAACGAGATCCGCGTTCGCAAGGGGATGAAGACGGAACTCCCGCCGAGCATCGACTACTTCTAA
- a CDS encoding amino acid-binding protein: protein MVAVSETGDRAHTLRLELVDEPGELLRALEPIANNGGNLLSIFHERGSLTPRGHIPVEVDLECAPHRFEQIVAALRDAGVAVIAADAERYGEAITVLLVGDLVDTDLSDTLSRLEACSSASVADLSLTDEEGTEGISSARLRLAVQSGSAAQTLETVRSIATEKDLSVVEPLVGEL, encoded by the coding sequence GTGGTCGCCGTGAGCGAGACGGGCGACCGCGCACACACGCTCCGACTCGAGCTCGTCGACGAGCCCGGGGAGTTGTTGCGCGCCCTCGAACCCATCGCGAACAACGGCGGCAACCTGCTGTCGATATTCCACGAGCGCGGGTCGCTGACGCCCCGCGGACACATCCCGGTGGAGGTCGACCTCGAGTGTGCGCCCCACCGCTTCGAGCAGATCGTGGCGGCGCTGCGGGACGCCGGCGTGGCGGTCATTGCGGCGGACGCCGAGCGGTACGGCGAGGCCATCACCGTCCTGCTGGTCGGCGACCTCGTGGACACCGACCTCTCGGACACGCTGTCGCGGCTGGAGGCCTGTTCGAGCGCCTCGGTCGCGGACCTCTCACTCACCGACGAGGAGGGGACGGAGGGAATCTCGAGCGCGCGACTCCGCCTCGCCGTCCAGTCGGGGAGCGCGGCGCAGACCCTGGAGACGGTGCGGAGCATCGCCACGGAGAAGGACCTCTCGGTCGTCGAACCGCTCGTGGGTGAACTGTGA
- a CDS encoding homoserine dehydrogenase has product MRLAILGAGDVGRSVAELAGEYGHSVVALADSTSAVVDESGVDVAAALERKNEAGTVGDAAPEDALNADYDVLVEATPTTLGDAEPGFGHVRAALEADRHVVLANKGPVAERYDDVRALERDSDGEVRFEATVAGAIPALSTIDGVGPERVTAARGVLNGTANFILTRMAAEGPSYEHVLAEAQDLGVAEADPTFDVEGTDAALKCAILANVIHGGGYALEDVDVEGITNVPPSALELAAEDGRTVRLIGEVTADGARVGPRLVPENDALAVSGTMNIVQLETKHAGRLNISGRGAGGPETATAVLADVRRLD; this is encoded by the coding sequence GTGAGACTCGCCATCCTCGGTGCGGGCGACGTGGGTCGCTCCGTTGCCGAACTGGCGGGAGAGTACGGCCACTCAGTCGTGGCACTCGCGGACTCGACGAGCGCGGTCGTCGACGAGTCCGGCGTCGACGTCGCGGCCGCACTCGAACGGAAGAACGAGGCAGGTACTGTCGGCGACGCGGCTCCCGAAGACGCGCTGAACGCCGACTACGACGTGCTCGTCGAGGCGACGCCGACGACGCTCGGGGACGCGGAGCCAGGGTTCGGCCACGTGCGGGCGGCGCTCGAGGCCGACCGCCACGTCGTGCTCGCGAACAAGGGGCCAGTCGCCGAGCGCTACGACGACGTGCGAGCACTCGAACGCGACAGCGACGGCGAGGTTCGCTTCGAGGCGACGGTGGCCGGCGCCATCCCGGCGCTCTCGACCATCGACGGCGTCGGCCCGGAGCGAGTGACCGCGGCCCGCGGCGTGCTCAACGGCACGGCGAACTTCATCCTCACGCGGATGGCCGCCGAGGGTCCGTCCTACGAGCACGTGCTCGCGGAGGCCCAGGACCTCGGCGTCGCGGAGGCCGACCCCACCTTCGACGTGGAGGGAACCGACGCCGCGCTGAAGTGCGCCATCCTCGCCAACGTCATCCACGGCGGCGGCTACGCGCTGGAGGACGTCGACGTCGAGGGCATCACGAACGTGCCGCCGTCGGCGCTGGAACTCGCCGCGGAGGACGGCCGGACCGTCCGGCTCATCGGCGAGGTGACCGCCGACGGCGCCCGCGTCGGGCCGCGGCTCGTCCCCGAGAACGACGCGCTCGCGGTGTCCGGGACGATGAACATCGTCCAGCTGGAGACCAAGCACGCGGGCCGGCTGAACATCTCCGGACGAGGGGCGGGGGGGCCCGAGACGGCGACCGCAGTGCTCGCGGACGTCCGTCGCCTCGACTGA